One region of Caldimonas thermodepolymerans genomic DNA includes:
- the trpD gene encoding anthranilate phosphoribosyltransferase, with product MPITNTDALVRVIEHREIFHDEMLELMRRIMSGEMSPVMIAALAIGLRVKKETIGEIAAAAQVMREFATPVHVADKTHLVDLCGTGGDAAHTFNISTAAMIVAAAAGARVAKHGGRSVSSSSGSADVLEALGVHINLTPEQVALCLEETGIGFMFAPNHHASMKHAAPVRKELSVRTIFNILGPLTNPASAPNQLLGVFHPDLVGIQVRVLQRLGSEHVMVVYGMNGMDEISLSGETLIGELKNGTVQEYVVHPADFGLPVYDTRVLRVANKEESVQCIQRTLANEDGPVRDIVLLNAGAALYCANVADSVADGVRMAREAVASGKALAKLSQFVAVTQKLKGNA from the coding sequence ATGCCCATCACCAACACCGACGCGCTGGTGCGCGTGATCGAGCACCGCGAGATCTTCCATGACGAGATGCTGGAGCTGATGCGCCGCATCATGAGCGGCGAGATGTCGCCGGTGATGATCGCGGCGCTGGCCATCGGCCTGCGCGTCAAGAAGGAGACCATCGGCGAGATCGCCGCCGCGGCCCAGGTCATGCGCGAGTTCGCGACCCCGGTGCACGTGGCCGACAAGACGCACCTGGTCGACCTGTGCGGCACCGGCGGCGACGCGGCGCACACCTTCAACATCTCGACCGCGGCGATGATCGTCGCCGCCGCGGCCGGCGCGCGCGTGGCCAAGCACGGCGGGCGCAGCGTCTCGTCCAGCTCGGGCAGCGCCGACGTGCTGGAGGCGCTGGGCGTGCACATCAACCTCACGCCCGAGCAGGTCGCGCTGTGCCTGGAGGAAACCGGCATCGGCTTCATGTTCGCGCCCAACCACCACGCCTCGATGAAGCACGCCGCGCCGGTGCGCAAGGAGCTGAGCGTGCGCACCATCTTCAACATCCTGGGCCCGCTGACCAACCCGGCCAGCGCGCCCAACCAGCTGCTGGGCGTGTTCCACCCCGACCTGGTCGGCATCCAGGTGCGCGTGCTGCAGCGCCTGGGCTCCGAGCACGTGATGGTGGTCTACGGCATGAACGGCATGGACGAGATCTCGCTGTCCGGCGAGACCCTGATCGGCGAGCTGAAGAACGGCACGGTGCAGGAGTACGTCGTCCACCCGGCCGACTTCGGCCTGCCGGTCTACGACACTCGCGTGCTGCGCGTGGCCAACAAGGAGGAATCGGTGCAGTGCATCCAGCGCACGCTGGCCAACGAGGACGGCCCGGTGCGCGACATCGTGCTGCTCAACGCGGGCGCGGCGCTGTACTGCGCCAACGTGGCCGATTCCGTGGCCGACGGCGTCAGGATGGCGCGCGAGGCGGTCGCTTCCGGCAAGGCGCTGGCCAAGCTGAGCCAGTTCGTCGCGGTCACGCAGAAGCTGAAGGGCAACGCATGA
- a CDS encoding anthranilate synthase component II: MAKLLMIDNYDSFTFNLVQYFAELGAEVLVYRNDEITLEGIAELRPDRLVLSPGPCSPAEAGICVSAVRHFAGRLPILGVCLGHQSIGAALGANVVRAQRLMHGKTSVITTDQQGVYRGLPREFTVIRYHSLALERESLPDCLEVTSTAEDGEIMGVRHKELPIEGVQFHPESILTEHGHAMLKNFLTIH, from the coding sequence ATGGCCAAGCTGCTGATGATCGACAACTACGACTCGTTCACCTTCAACCTCGTGCAGTACTTCGCCGAGCTCGGGGCCGAGGTGCTGGTCTACCGCAACGACGAGATCACGCTCGAGGGCATCGCCGAGCTGAGGCCCGACCGCCTGGTGCTGTCGCCCGGGCCCTGCTCGCCCGCCGAGGCCGGCATCTGCGTGAGCGCGGTGCGCCACTTCGCCGGCAGGCTGCCCATCCTGGGCGTGTGCCTGGGCCACCAGAGCATCGGCGCGGCCCTGGGCGCCAACGTGGTGCGTGCGCAGCGCCTGATGCATGGCAAGACCAGCGTCATCACCACCGACCAGCAGGGCGTCTACCGCGGCCTGCCCCGGGAGTTCACCGTGATCCGCTACCACTCGCTGGCGCTGGAGCGCGAGTCGCTGCCCGACTGCCTGGAGGTCACGTCCACCGCCGAGGACGGCGAGATCATGGGCGTGCGCCACAAGGAGCTGCCGATCGAGGGCGTGCAGTTCCACCCCGAATCCATCCTGACCGAGCACGGTCACGCGATGCTGAAGAATTTCCTGACCATCCACTGA
- the maiA gene encoding maleylacetoacetate isomerase, translating into MSAAFRLYNFWRSGTSHRTRIALNLKGLSYEYIAVHLGKEAHLSADFKAINPQQLVPALDTGEQVLIQSPAIIEWLEEKYPTPALLPADADGRAKVRALAAIVGCDVHPINNRRILEYLRKQFGADDAAINAWAGNWISAGFDAYEAFLAADTRRGRFSYGDSPTLADVYLIPQIESARRFKVDLSRWPLIAQVEAACMELEAFRRAAPSAQPDAAA; encoded by the coding sequence ATGAGCGCGGCTTTCCGCCTGTACAACTTCTGGCGCAGCGGCACCTCGCACCGCACCCGCATCGCGCTCAACCTCAAGGGGCTGAGCTACGAGTACATCGCGGTGCACCTGGGCAAGGAAGCGCACCTGTCGGCCGACTTCAAGGCGATCAACCCGCAGCAGCTGGTGCCCGCGCTCGACACCGGCGAGCAGGTGCTGATCCAGTCGCCGGCCATCATCGAGTGGCTGGAGGAGAAGTACCCGACGCCCGCGCTGCTGCCGGCCGACGCCGACGGCCGCGCCAAGGTGCGTGCGCTGGCGGCCATCGTCGGCTGCGACGTGCACCCGATCAACAACCGTCGCATCCTCGAGTACCTGCGCAAGCAGTTCGGGGCCGACGACGCGGCGATCAATGCCTGGGCCGGCAACTGGATCTCGGCGGGCTTCGATGCCTACGAGGCGTTCCTGGCCGCCGACACCAGGCGCGGCCGCTTCAGCTACGGCGACAGCCCGACGCTGGCCGACGTCTACCTGATTCCGCAGATCGAGAGCGCGCGTCGCTTCAAGGTGGACCTGTCACGCTGGCCGCTGATCGCCCAGGTCGAGGCGGCCTGCATGGAGCTCGAGGCGTTCCGCCGCGCGGCTCCGTCCGCCCAGCCCGACGCCGCGGCGTAA
- a CDS encoding fumarylacetoacetate hydrolase family protein, whose translation MTQYLFPPRAVPTLPIRGQSVRFPVNRIFCVGRNYHAHAVEMGRPVDKSVERPFYFTKSPQTLVDSGATVPYPAGTQNYHYEMELVLAVGKPGFQVSAEQAHGIIYGYAAGLDMTRRDLQLAARDKGRPWDLGKDIEQGAICSEIVPMEGVVIEKGAITLEVNGQTKQSSDLDKLIWNIREIIADLSQFYHLEPGDLIYTGTPEGVGPVVPGDRLVGRVEGVGEVTLTVGAAA comes from the coding sequence ATGACCCAATACCTGTTCCCCCCGCGCGCCGTCCCGACCCTGCCGATCCGCGGCCAGAGCGTCCGCTTCCCGGTCAACCGCATCTTCTGCGTCGGCCGCAACTACCACGCGCACGCCGTCGAGATGGGCCGCCCGGTCGACAAGTCCGTCGAGCGCCCGTTCTACTTCACCAAGTCGCCGCAGACCCTGGTCGACAGCGGCGCCACCGTGCCGTACCCGGCGGGCACGCAGAACTACCACTACGAGATGGAGCTGGTGCTGGCCGTCGGCAAGCCTGGCTTCCAGGTCAGCGCCGAGCAGGCCCACGGGATCATCTACGGCTACGCCGCGGGCCTGGACATGACGCGCCGTGACCTGCAGCTGGCCGCGCGCGACAAGGGCCGCCCCTGGGACCTCGGCAAGGACATCGAGCAGGGCGCGATCTGCAGCGAGATCGTCCCGATGGAAGGCGTGGTGATCGAGAAGGGCGCGATCACGCTGGAAGTCAACGGCCAGACCAAGCAGTCGTCCGACCTGGACAAGCTGATCTGGAACATCCGCGAGATCATCGCCGACCTGTCGCAGTTCTATCACCTGGAGCCGGGCGACCTGATCTACACCGGCACGCCCGAGGGCGTCGGCCCGGTGGTGCCGGGCGACCGCCTGGTCGGCCGCGTCGAAGGCGTGGGCGAGGTCACCCTGACCGTCGGAGCCGCGGCATGA
- a CDS encoding cupin domain-containing protein, with protein MSLELGRLEDLPKDYVDALRERNLVPLWPSLRSVLPPKVPARQTVPTHWKYQEIRPLLLRAGDLTPIEKAERRVLVLANPGHTLEKMQASAAIYLGMQLLLPGEWAPSHRHTPNAIRMVVEGEGAWTTVEGEKCPMSPGDLILTPTGLWHEHGHDGTDPVIWLDVLDLPLVYYIEASYHLNGDRQQVKPGRGERAYARAGVVPTPVFGRSGRRYPMMRYPWAETKAALQSLAADQPDLQHVQVTYVNPETGDDAENILGFHAMMLRPGQTLNLPARSPAAVYHVIEGAVRVEGGGRSFDLSKSDTCCIPGYTPTTLKNDSAKEPAFVFVADESPLHRKLGVYEVRDGDAPAMPSMS; from the coding sequence ATGAGCCTTGAACTGGGCCGCCTGGAAGACCTGCCCAAGGACTACGTCGACGCCCTGCGCGAGCGCAACCTGGTGCCCCTGTGGCCCAGCCTGCGCAGCGTGCTGCCGCCCAAGGTGCCGGCGCGCCAGACCGTGCCGACGCACTGGAAGTACCAGGAGATCCGCCCGCTGCTGCTGCGCGCGGGCGACCTGACCCCGATCGAGAAGGCCGAGCGCCGCGTGCTGGTGCTGGCCAACCCCGGCCACACGCTGGAGAAGATGCAGGCCAGCGCCGCGATCTACCTCGGCATGCAGCTGCTGCTGCCGGGCGAGTGGGCGCCGAGCCACCGCCACACGCCCAACGCGATCCGCATGGTCGTCGAGGGCGAGGGCGCCTGGACCACCGTCGAGGGCGAGAAGTGCCCGATGAGCCCGGGCGACCTGATCCTCACGCCGACCGGCCTGTGGCACGAGCACGGCCATGACGGCACCGACCCGGTGATCTGGCTGGACGTGCTGGACCTGCCGCTGGTCTACTACATCGAGGCCAGCTACCACCTCAACGGCGACCGCCAGCAGGTCAAGCCCGGCCGCGGCGAGCGCGCCTACGCCCGCGCCGGCGTGGTGCCGACCCCGGTGTTCGGCCGCAGCGGCCGGCGTTATCCGATGATGCGCTACCCCTGGGCCGAGACCAAGGCGGCGCTGCAGTCGCTGGCAGCCGACCAGCCCGACCTGCAGCACGTGCAGGTCACCTACGTCAACCCGGAAACCGGCGACGATGCCGAGAACATCCTCGGCTTCCACGCCATGATGCTGCGCCCGGGCCAGACCCTGAACCTGCCGGCGCGCTCGCCGGCGGCGGTCTACCACGTCATCGAGGGTGCGGTGCGTGTCGAGGGCGGCGGCCGCTCGTTCGACCTGAGCAAGTCCGACACCTGCTGCATTCCGGGCTACACCCCCACCACGCTGAAGAACGACTCCGCGAAGGAGCCGGCCTTCGTGTTCGTGGCCGACGAATCGCCGCTGCACCGCAAGCTCGGCGTCTACGAGGTCCGCGACGGCGACGCGCCGGCGATGCCCTCGATGTCCTGA
- a CDS encoding 3-hydroxybenzoate 6-monooxygenase, translated as MTAAQKLPVLIAGGGIGGLAAALALVRRGFEVKVFEQADEIGEIGAGIQLGPNAFHAFDALGVGERARGRAVYTDYMVMHDAVDGKEIGRIPTGEAFRKRFNNPYAVIHRVDVHKSLLEGVEESDRASFHTSTRIVRVEQDADTVTIYDQHGNAYKGQALIGADGVKSVVREQYVGDPARVTGHVVYRAVVDKSEFPKDLQWNAASLWAGPHCHLVHYPLRGGEQYNVVVTFHSRQQEQWGVTEGSKEEVQSYFQGIVPQARQLIDLPKSWKRWATADRDPIDTWTFGRVTLLGDAAHPTTQYMAQGACMAMEDAVTLGEALRVHGNDWAKALDLYQRSRVARTARIVLSSREMGRIYHAKGVERLVRNDLWRGRSPERFYDALEWLYGWNVDNCLAADH; from the coding sequence ATGACTGCTGCTCAGAAACTTCCCGTGCTGATTGCCGGCGGCGGCATCGGCGGCCTGGCAGCCGCGCTGGCGCTGGTGCGCCGCGGCTTCGAGGTGAAGGTGTTCGAACAGGCCGACGAGATCGGCGAGATCGGTGCCGGCATCCAGCTCGGCCCGAACGCCTTCCATGCCTTCGACGCGCTGGGCGTGGGCGAGCGTGCCCGCGGCCGCGCCGTCTACACCGACTACATGGTCATGCACGATGCGGTGGACGGCAAGGAGATCGGCCGCATCCCGACCGGCGAGGCCTTCCGCAAGCGCTTCAACAACCCCTACGCGGTGATCCACCGCGTCGACGTGCACAAGTCGCTGCTGGAAGGCGTGGAGGAATCCGACCGCGCCAGCTTCCACACCAGCACCCGCATCGTGCGCGTCGAGCAGGACGCCGACACCGTCACCATCTATGACCAGCACGGCAACGCCTACAAGGGCCAGGCCCTGATCGGCGCCGACGGCGTCAAGAGCGTGGTGCGCGAGCAGTACGTGGGCGACCCCGCGCGCGTGACCGGCCACGTGGTCTACCGCGCCGTGGTCGACAAGTCCGAGTTCCCCAAGGACTTGCAGTGGAACGCCGCCAGCCTGTGGGCCGGCCCGCACTGCCACCTGGTGCACTACCCGCTGCGCGGCGGCGAGCAGTACAACGTGGTCGTGACCTTCCACAGCCGCCAGCAGGAGCAGTGGGGCGTCACCGAGGGGAGCAAGGAGGAAGTGCAGAGCTACTTCCAGGGCATCGTGCCGCAGGCGCGCCAGCTGATCGACCTGCCCAAGAGCTGGAAGCGCTGGGCCACCGCCGACCGCGACCCGATCGACACCTGGACCTTCGGCCGCGTGACCCTGCTGGGCGACGCCGCCCACCCGACCACCCAGTACATGGCGCAGGGCGCCTGCATGGCGATGGAAGACGCCGTGACGCTGGGCGAGGCACTGCGCGTGCACGGCAACGACTGGGCCAAGGCGCTGGACCTGTACCAGCGCTCGCGCGTCGCGCGCACCGCGCGCATCGTGCTGTCCAGCCGCGAGATGGGTCGCATCTACCACGCCAAGGGCGTCGAGCGCCTGGTCCGCAACGACCTGTGGCGCGGCCGTTCGCCCGAGCGCTTCTACGACGCGCTCGAGTGGCTGTACGGCTGGAACGTCGACAACTGCCTGGCCGCGGACCACTGA
- a CDS encoding LysR family transcriptional regulator, with protein sequence MTRLNIDWLHVFVEVYRLQNVSRAAERLGVAQANVSTALAKLRRHFGDPLFCRTSRGMEPTPYAKQIYPAVVSALQTLDELSGARATFDPATATRQFRIAMTDISEIVVLPTLINHLRRVAPGVTVETERTSLDTGRRLESGEVDLAVGFMPHLEAGFYQQTLFRQDFVCLAARNHPRIHARPTREQFLAEGHIVVTTSGTGHAIVDKVFQAHGWERRIVLKVPSFLGVARLVATTELLVIVPRRLGEALSHQERIAVLDPPVELPPFDVKQHWHERFHLDAGHTWLRATLAALHGK encoded by the coding sequence ATGACCCGACTCAACATCGACTGGCTGCACGTCTTCGTCGAGGTGTACCGCCTGCAGAACGTCTCGCGGGCGGCCGAGCGACTCGGCGTCGCGCAGGCCAACGTCAGTACCGCGCTTGCCAAGCTGAGGCGCCACTTCGGCGACCCGCTGTTCTGCCGCACCTCGCGCGGCATGGAGCCCACGCCGTACGCGAAGCAGATCTACCCGGCGGTGGTCTCCGCGCTGCAGACGCTGGACGAGCTCTCGGGCGCGCGCGCCACCTTCGATCCCGCCACCGCGACGCGCCAGTTCCGCATCGCGATGACCGACATCAGCGAGATCGTGGTGCTGCCCACGCTGATCAACCACCTGCGGCGCGTCGCGCCCGGCGTCACGGTCGAGACCGAGCGCACCAGCCTGGACACCGGCCGGCGCCTGGAGTCCGGCGAGGTCGACCTCGCGGTGGGCTTCATGCCGCACCTGGAGGCCGGCTTCTACCAGCAGACCCTGTTCCGGCAGGACTTCGTGTGCCTGGCCGCGCGCAACCACCCCCGCATCCACGCGCGGCCCACGCGCGAGCAGTTCCTCGCCGAGGGGCACATCGTCGTCACCACCTCGGGCACCGGCCACGCCATCGTCGACAAGGTGTTCCAGGCCCACGGCTGGGAGCGTCGCATCGTGCTCAAGGTGCCCAGCTTCCTGGGCGTCGCGCGCCTGGTGGCCACCACCGAGCTGCTGGTGATCGTGCCGCGCCGGCTCGGCGAGGCGCTGTCGCACCAGGAGCGCATCGCCGTGCTCGACCCGCCGGTCGAGCTGCCGCCCTTCGACGTCAAGCAGCACTGGCACGAGCGCTTCCACCTCGACGCCGGCCACACCTGGCTGCGCGCCACGCTGGCCGCCCTGCATGGCAAGTAA
- a CDS encoding glutathione S-transferase family protein — protein sequence MLTLYYHPLACSLGAQLALADAGIPHEAVYVDLAGDRSAYRQINPLGTVPAIRTEAGVLTETTAIHAWLAQAYPEAGLLPKDPFGFAQGVSLLAWLAASAQPARRQVRMPARFTSEAACHAQIQATGRELFERCLQRIDGLLAGKDWVLGGDRPSSCDYQLMVYANWCALDGLALDPWPNFRQLRDRLLQRPAVRRVLEQIDSPLLKQA from the coding sequence ATGCTGACCCTGTATTACCACCCCCTGGCGTGTTCCCTGGGCGCGCAACTGGCGCTCGCGGACGCGGGCATCCCGCACGAGGCGGTGTACGTCGACCTCGCCGGCGACCGCAGCGCCTACCGGCAGATCAACCCGCTCGGCACGGTGCCGGCGATCCGCACCGAGGCAGGGGTGTTGACGGAGACCACCGCGATCCACGCCTGGCTGGCCCAGGCCTATCCCGAGGCCGGGCTGCTGCCCAAGGACCCGTTCGGGTTCGCTCAAGGCGTGTCGCTGCTGGCGTGGCTGGCCGCCTCCGCGCAGCCGGCACGCCGCCAGGTCCGCATGCCGGCGCGCTTCACGTCCGAGGCCGCCTGCCATGCGCAGATCCAGGCCACCGGCCGCGAGCTGTTCGAGCGCTGCCTGCAGCGCATCGACGGCCTGCTGGCGGGCAAGGACTGGGTGCTGGGCGGCGACCGGCCGAGCTCGTGCGACTACCAGCTGATGGTCTACGCCAACTGGTGCGCGCTGGACGGCCTGGCGCTGGACCCGTGGCCGAACTTCCGCCAGCTGCGCGACCGGCTGCTGCAGCGCCCGGCCGTGCGCCGCGTGCTGGAGCAGATCGACAGCCCGCTGCTCAAGCAGGCCTGA
- a CDS encoding porin, with product MNSRHHTRQDRAARHGATRRTPLGRAARIALGLGVGLAAGVAGAQSSVTMYGLVDLGLEATNGGGSTHSRMIAGGSAGSRLGFTGSEDLGGGLKATFRLEQGFTPDDGVLAQGGRAFGREASVGLASKSWGAVTMGRLLMPYYQALNPIDAFGWVGHGGVLSINRSGVANRPLLGVGLSARADNAVLYVSPNFDGFEFRVLGAFGEKSPTQGRTVSASLRYTKGPLDVVLAGARINGANNKSANGDAQGYTLGGSYDFGPARLYVGFSNEKNSCVTCTGALTRMAGVSGTNAAEFRLINVGVRVPIGAWTTYAQVVRVQDRSDYDVDPGSRDATWLAIGGQYPLSKRTMVYVTLGTVDNRNGSNYALGAGTTAPRVNGLADGNPRMKGAVVGLRHSF from the coding sequence GTGAACTCTCGACACCACACCCGTCAGGATCGTGCGGCGCGCCACGGCGCGACGCGTCGGACGCCGCTGGGCCGTGCGGCCCGCATCGCGCTGGGCCTGGGCGTCGGCCTCGCCGCCGGCGTGGCCGGCGCGCAAAGCAGCGTGACGATGTACGGCCTGGTGGACCTGGGGCTGGAAGCCACCAACGGCGGCGGCAGCACGCATTCGCGCATGATCGCGGGCGGCTCGGCCGGCAGCCGCCTGGGCTTCACCGGTTCCGAAGACCTCGGCGGCGGCCTGAAGGCCACCTTCCGCCTCGAGCAGGGCTTCACCCCCGACGACGGCGTGCTGGCGCAAGGCGGCCGGGCCTTCGGCCGCGAGGCCTCGGTGGGCCTGGCCTCCAAGAGCTGGGGCGCGGTCACGATGGGCCGCCTGCTGATGCCGTACTACCAGGCGCTCAACCCGATCGACGCGTTCGGCTGGGTCGGCCACGGCGGGGTGCTGTCGATCAACCGCAGCGGCGTGGCCAACCGCCCGCTGCTGGGCGTGGGCCTGTCGGCGCGCGCCGACAATGCGGTGCTGTACGTCTCGCCCAACTTCGACGGCTTCGAGTTCCGCGTGCTGGGTGCCTTCGGCGAGAAGTCTCCCACCCAGGGCCGCACCGTCAGCGCCTCGCTGCGCTACACCAAGGGCCCGCTGGACGTGGTGCTGGCCGGCGCGCGCATCAACGGCGCCAACAACAAGAGCGCCAACGGCGATGCGCAGGGCTACACCCTGGGCGGCAGCTACGACTTCGGTCCGGCGCGCCTGTACGTCGGCTTCTCCAACGAGAAGAACTCCTGCGTGACCTGCACCGGCGCGCTGACCCGCATGGCCGGGGTGTCGGGCACCAACGCGGCGGAGTTCCGCCTGATCAACGTCGGCGTGCGCGTGCCGATCGGTGCCTGGACCACCTACGCGCAGGTGGTGCGCGTGCAGGACCGCTCGGACTACGACGTCGACCCGGGCAGCCGCGACGCCACCTGGCTGGCCATCGGCGGACAGTACCCGCTGTCCAAGCGCACCATGGTCTACGTCACGCTGGGCACGGTCGACAACCGCAACGGCTCGAACTACGCGCTCGGGGCGGGCACGACCGCGCCGCGTGTCAACGGCCTGGCCGACGGCAACCCGCGCATGAAGGGCGCCGTCGTCGGCCTGCGGCACTCGTTCTGA
- a CDS encoding tripartite tricarboxylate transporter substrate-binding protein — protein MRMTFAWLCRLGLAALLGLGVAQAAPVQDWPAPGKPVMLVVGNAAGGGTDVIARVLAERLQGVLQRPVVVENKPGASGMLAAALTARSPADGQTLLVTPITLVTTPHVLPKAAGGAVDVMTDLAPVVQLSRGTLLPVTRPAQGLRDARALAARAKEQPVSYGTPGAGSPMHIAGELFRQAADVPLTHVPYKGVAPALSDLLGDHVTVVFSDLASASSYLQSGQLVAIGVTQAQRSPLLPEVPTLAEQGFRDVAFETWFGVFAPAGTPAATVAKVGQAINQVLAQPETRRRFAALGEVVVGGSPQDFATRVRADFDQFGRIVRAFGISVD, from the coding sequence ATGCGCATGACGTTCGCATGGCTGTGCCGGCTCGGGCTGGCCGCCCTGCTGGGCCTGGGCGTCGCGCAGGCTGCGCCCGTGCAGGACTGGCCCGCGCCGGGCAAGCCGGTCATGCTGGTGGTCGGCAACGCTGCCGGCGGTGGCACCGACGTGATCGCCCGCGTGCTGGCCGAGCGCCTGCAGGGCGTGCTGCAGCGGCCGGTGGTGGTCGAGAACAAGCCGGGGGCGAGCGGCATGCTGGCTGCGGCGCTGACCGCACGCTCGCCGGCCGACGGCCAGACCCTGCTGGTCACGCCGATCACGCTGGTGACCACGCCGCACGTGCTGCCCAAGGCGGCCGGCGGCGCCGTCGACGTGATGACCGACCTCGCCCCGGTGGTGCAGCTCAGCCGCGGCACGCTGTTGCCGGTCACACGGCCTGCGCAGGGCCTGCGCGATGCGCGGGCGCTGGCCGCGCGAGCGAAGGAGCAGCCGGTGAGCTACGGCACGCCGGGCGCCGGCTCCCCGATGCACATTGCCGGCGAGCTGTTCCGCCAGGCCGCCGACGTGCCGCTGACCCACGTGCCCTACAAGGGCGTCGCCCCGGCGCTCAGCGACCTGCTGGGCGACCACGTGACGGTGGTGTTCAGCGACCTGGCCTCGGCGAGCAGCTACCTGCAGTCCGGGCAGCTGGTCGCCATCGGGGTGACCCAGGCGCAGCGCTCGCCGCTGCTGCCCGAGGTGCCGACGCTCGCCGAGCAGGGTTTCCGCGACGTGGCGTTCGAGACCTGGTTCGGCGTGTTCGCCCCGGCCGGCACGCCCGCCGCCACCGTCGCGAAGGTCGGCCAGGCCATCAACCAGGTGCTCGCGCAGCCCGAGACCCGACGCCGCTTCGCCGCACTGGGCGAGGTGGTGGTCGGCGGCTCGCCGCAGGACTTCGCCACCCGCGTGCGCGCCGACTTCGACCAGTTCGGGCGCATCGTCCGCGCCTTCGGCATCAGCGTCGACTGA
- a CDS encoding Bug family tripartite tricarboxylate transporter substrate binding protein has product MNFRSIFASRPMRWIGAACAALALVAPASAQSSGSDRPITIVVGFAPGAGTDTLARALAEQLQRRLKQPVIVENKPGAGGTMAVNLVAKSPADGHTLLFAPNTLVIAPHVQPGAASDVNVLNDLVPVVQVTRSTLIIVTTPSQGVKDAQELTKLARSKPGLPFGSAGNGSPQHIVGMLYARATGVDLIHVPYRGTSPALVDLMGGQLPLAISSLGAALPHIQSGRLVPVAVPEPNRTPLLPDVPTLTEQGIKGVEVTGWFGLFAPRGTPAAQVERINKEINAILEMPDIQEKFKAQGEVPVGGSTQTFAQLMRDEYTRFGRIVKEFGITAE; this is encoded by the coding sequence ATGAACTTCCGCTCCATCTTCGCTTCCCGCCCCATGCGCTGGATCGGCGCGGCCTGCGCGGCGCTCGCGCTGGTCGCCCCCGCATCGGCCCAGTCCAGCGGATCGGACCGCCCGATCACCATCGTCGTCGGCTTCGCGCCGGGTGCCGGCACCGACACGCTGGCGCGCGCGCTGGCCGAGCAGCTGCAGCGGCGCCTGAAGCAGCCGGTGATCGTCGAGAACAAGCCGGGGGCCGGCGGCACGATGGCGGTCAACCTGGTCGCCAAGTCGCCGGCGGACGGCCACACGCTGCTGTTCGCGCCCAACACGCTGGTGATCGCCCCGCACGTGCAGCCGGGGGCGGCCAGCGACGTCAACGTGCTCAACGACCTGGTGCCGGTGGTGCAGGTCACGCGCAGCACGCTGATCATCGTCACGACCCCGTCGCAGGGCGTGAAGGACGCGCAGGAGCTGACGAAACTCGCCCGCAGCAAGCCCGGCCTGCCGTTCGGTTCGGCCGGCAACGGCTCGCCGCAGCACATCGTCGGCATGCTCTACGCCCGCGCGACCGGCGTCGACCTGATCCACGTGCCCTACCGCGGCACCAGTCCGGCGCTGGTGGACCTGATGGGCGGCCAGCTGCCCCTGGCGATCAGCTCGCTGGGCGCGGCGCTGCCGCACATCCAGTCGGGCCGGCTGGTGCCGGTGGCCGTGCCGGAGCCGAACCGCACCCCGCTGCTGCCCGACGTCCCCACGCTGACCGAGCAGGGCATCAAGGGCGTCGAGGTGACCGGCTGGTTCGGCCTGTTCGCACCGCGCGGCACGCCGGCCGCCCAGGTCGAGCGCATCAACAAGGAGATCAACGCCATCCTCGAGATGCCCGACATCCAGGAGAAGTTCAAGGCGCAAGGCGAGGTGCCGGTGGGTGGCTCGACCCAGACCTTCGCCCAGCTGATGCGCGACGAGTACACCCGCTTCGGCCGCATCGTGAAGGAATTCGGCATCACCGCCGAGTGA